One genomic window of Canis lupus baileyi chromosome 22, mCanLup2.hap1, whole genome shotgun sequence includes the following:
- the LOC140614399 gene encoding ephrin type-A receptor 6-like, with protein sequence MAVPGLQPWGQLPLKTRCHFTVIQLVGMLRGIASGMKYLSDMGYVHRDLAARNILVNSNLVCKVSDFGLSQVLEDDPEAAYTTTGGKIPIRWTAPEAIAYRKFSSASDAWSYGIVMWEVMSYGERPYWEMSNQDVILSVEEGYRLPAPMGCPASLHQLMLHCWQKERNHRPKFTDIVSFLDKLICNPSALHTLVEDILVMPESPGEVPEYPLFVTVGDWLDSIKMGQYKNNFMAAGFTTFDLISRMSIDDIRRTGVLLIGHQRRIVSSIQTLRLHMMHIQEKGFHV encoded by the coding sequence ATGGCGGTGCCAGGTCTGCAGCCCTGGGGCCAGCTGCCCCTGAAAACACGATGCCATTTCACAGTCATCCAGTTGGTCGGTATGCTCCGAGGCATCGCCTCGGGGATGAAGTATCTCTCTGATATGGGCTATGTCCATCGAGATCTGGCAGCTAGGAATATATTGGTCAACAGCAACTTAGTATGCAAAGTGTCTGATTTTGGTCTCTCCCAGGTGCTGGAAGATGACCCAGAAGCTGCTTACACAACAACTGGTGGAAAAATCCCCATAAGGTGGACAGCCCCAGAAGCTATTGCCTACAGAAAATTCTCCTCAGCAAGCGACGCTTGGAGCTATGGCATTGTCATGTGGGAGGTCATGTCCTATGGAGAGAGACCTTATTGGGAAATGTCTAACCAAGATGTCATTCTGTCCGTTGAAGAAGGTTATAGACTTCCGGCTCCCATGGGCTGTCCAGCATCCCTACACCAGCTGATGCTCCATTgctggcagaaggagagaaatcacAGACCAAAATTTACTGACATTGTCAGCTTCCTTGACAAACTGATCTGCAATCCCAGTGCCCTTCACACCCTGGTGGAGGACATCCTTGTAATGCCAGAGTCCCCTGGTGAAGTTCCTGAATATCCTTTGTTTGTCACAGTCGGTGACTGGCTGGATTCTATCAAGATGGGGCAATATAAGAATAACTTCATGGCTGCGGGGTTTACGACATTCGACCTGATTTCAAGAATGAGCATTGATGATATTAGAAGAACTGGAGTCCTACTCATTGGACACCAGAGACGGATAGTCAGCAGTATACAGACTTTACGCTTACACATGATGCACATACAGGAGAAAGGATTTCATGTATGA